The Arvicanthis niloticus isolate mArvNil1 chromosome 2, mArvNil1.pat.X, whole genome shotgun sequence genome includes a window with the following:
- the LOC117703782 gene encoding BPI fold-containing family A member 5: MFLVGSLVVLCGLLAQGTAQLADLPYSLCQDLPMSMGHCRSLHVGQTMPYYGMTPVVTTYPSDHLARNFRDAFRQGLLSGGILSFLEHIPLLNYVRPAGSNTGGLVGVLGKVISSIPLLNNILDIKVTNPQLLEIGLVQSYDFHRLYVTIPLGFDLKVNTLLVGNLLELSVKLDVTAEVYAVRDTYGRSRLVIGDCIYPPGSLRISLLNRLGPLQNLIDSLTDILTRVIPGLVQGVVCPLVNGVLSLLDVTLAHDLADVLLRGVQIVIKA, from the exons ATGTTTCTAGTTGGGAGCCTCGTTGTCCTCTGTGGGCTGCTGGCCCAGGGCACAGCCCAGCTGGCAGACCTGCCCTACTCCCTATGCCAAGATCTGCCCATGTCCATGGGCCACTGCCGGTCCTTGCATGTGGGCCAGACCATGCCCTACTATGGAATGACTCCAGTCGTGACTACGTATCCTTCAGACCATCTTGCTAGAAACTTCAGAGACG CTTTCAGACAAGGCCTGCTGTCTGGGGGGATCCTGAGCTTTCTGGAACATATACCACTCTTGAACTACGTGAGACCTGCAGGAAGCAATACTGGTGGCCTGGTCGGGGTGCTCGGAAAAGTGATTTCATCAATCCCTCTCTTGAACAACATCCTTGA CATAAAAGTCACTAATCCCCAGCTACTGGAAATCGGTCTTGTGCAGAGCTATGATTTCCACCGCCTCTATGTCACCATCCCACTGGGCTTTGATCTCAAAGTGAACAC ACTGTTGGTTGGAAATCTGTTGGAGCTGTCTGTGAAGCTGGACGTCACTGCAGAAGTCTATGCTGTGAGAGATACTTACGGGAGGAGCCGTCTGGTCATTGGTGACTGTATTTACCCTCCCGGCAGCTTGCGTATCTCCTTGCTTAATAG ACTTGGTCCCCTGCAAAACCTTATAGACAGCCTCACAGACATCTTGACTAGAGTCATTCCTGGTCTGGTGCAGGGTGTG GTGTGTCCTCTGGTCAATGGGGTTCTCAGCCTCTTGGATGTCACCCTAGCACATGATCTCGCTG ATGTGCTGCTCCGTGGAGTACAAATTGTCATTAAGGCCTAA